The Canis lupus baileyi chromosome 28, mCanLup2.hap1, whole genome shotgun sequence genome has a segment encoding these proteins:
- the LOC140619903 gene encoding olfactory receptor 6C2-like, with translation MKNHSAITFILLGLTDDPRLQVFLSLFLFFTYIFTVAGNLIIILLTLVDSHLKTPMYFFLRNFSILEIIFTTVCVPRFLYSLTTGDKSVTYNACVIQLFFVILIGATEFFLLTAMCYDRYVAICKPLHYTIIMNERVCTILVLCCWLIGLIVILPPLSLGVQLDFCNSNLIDHFGCDASPLLKIVCSDTQFVEQLVLIMAVLTLIVTLVCVFVSYTYIVKTILRLPSVQQRKKAFSTCSSHMIVVSITYGSCIFIYIKPAKEGVALNKVVSLLNTSIIPLMNPFIYTLRNKQVKQAFKDSIKKMAFLSKD, from the coding sequence ATGAAAAATCATTCTGCAATAACATTCATCCTACTAGGATTAACAGATGATCCACGACTACaggtttttctttcattatttctgtttttcacctACATTTTCACTGTTGCTGGAAATCTAATCATTATCCTCCTCACTCTTGTAGACTCTCACCTCAAAACACCAATGTACTTTTTCCTTCGGAATTTTTCCatcttagaaataatatttacaacTGTCTGTGTTCCTCGATTCTTATACAGCCTGACAACTGGGGACAAAAGTGTTACCTATAATGCTTGTGTCATCCAATTGTTTTTTGTTATCCTCATTGGAGCAacagaattttttcttctaaCCGCCATGTGCTATGACCGCTATGTCGCCATCTGCAAGCCCTTGCACTACACTATCATCATGAATGAAAGGGTATGCACAATTCTTGTCCTTTGCTGTTGGCTGATTGGGTTAATTGTCATACTCCCACCACTTAGCTTGGGAGTTCAGCTAGATTTCTGTAACTCCAATCTCATTGACCATTTTGGTTGTGATGCATCTCCTCTCCTGAAGATTGTATGCTCAGACACTCAATTTGTAGAGCAACTTGTTTTAATCATGGCTGTGTTGACCCTCATAGTCACATTAGTCTGTGTATTTGTGTCATACACATATATTGTCAAGACCATTTTAAGACTCCCTTCAgttcagcaaaggaaaaaggctTTCTCCACTTGTTCTTCCCATATGATTGTAGTTTCTATCACCTATGGAAGTTGCATCTTCATCTATATCAAACCTGCAAAGGAAGGAGTGGCTCTTAATAAGGTAGTGTCATTGCTCAATACCTCAATCATCCCTTTGATGAACCCTTTCATTTATACACTACGGAATAAGCAAGTCAAACAAGCCTTTAAGGACTCAATTAAAAAGATGGCCTTTCTTTCAAAGgattag